In Chitinophaga oryzae, the sequence ATCGATTATTTCTAACCCGCTCCCGTCAAACGCATCTTCCACGGCCCGGTCGCACAGTACCACCTTCATCGCCGTGTCCCTGATGATATAATCCAGCCGCTCCCGCGGATGGTCCCGGTCCAGTGGCACATACGCCCCGCCGGCCTTCAGGATGCCAAGCATCGCCACCAGCGGCCATTCCGTTTTGTCCATCCAGATGCCTATCAGCTGCCCCGGCACAACGCCGCAATCATGCCGGAGCCAGGCTGCCAGCAGGTCTGAACGGCTGTCCAGTTGCCCGTAACTTACACTGATATCATTTGCACTGACTGCGATGCTGTCACGGTGCAGGGCTGCCTGTTGTGTAAACAGTTCATGCAACAATAACGGCGACAGTTCTACCGCCGGACCGCGGCCAAAGTCATCCGCCAGCTGGCGCTGTTCTTCCAAAGAAAGATATACCAGATCGCCTACCGGTGATGCCGGCGCAGCCAGCATCGCTGACAACAGCCGCTCATAATGGCCCGACATCCGCTCCACGCTACTGCGGTCGTACAGATCACTGCTGTATTCCCAGTGTAACTGCAGCAGGCCGTCTGCACCACGCTGCACCGTCAGGCTCAGATCAAACTTTGCCGTCCCGTTATGTACCGCCTCCCGGACAACCTCCAGCCCGGGAAGGCACAACTGCTCCTTTTCCTCCTCCAGAAAATTAAATATCGTCTGAAACAGCGGCGTATGCCGGAGGCTGCGGTCCGGTTGCACCATCTCCACCAGCTGTGACAACGGCGTGTCCTGATAATGATAAACCTCAAGGCTGCGGGCCCGCACCTGGTCCAGGTATTGACGGACCGTTTCGTCTCCGTTCGCATCACTGCGCACGGGAAGCGTATTCACCACCATGCCCAGCATGTGCTCCAGCTGGGGATGCAGCCTGTTGGCCAGCGTGGTGCCCACGCATAAAACAGCAGAACCGCTGTAACGGTGCTGCAGCAGCTGAAAACAGCCCAGCATCACCATAAACGGCGTATAGCCCTCCCGCGTGCTGAACGACTGCAACGACTCCTGCAGCCCACGCCCGGGCACCTGTATTATTTCTCCGCCGCGGCCGCTGAAAGTACTCCGCGGACGGTCTGCAGGTAACGGTATCTCTGTGGGTATGTCACGCAGCCGCTCTGCCCAGTAGGCCATCGCTGGCTCCCTGCGATGCAACGGCCACTCACTCCGCTGCCAACAGGCAAAATCCCGGTACTGCAAATGCGTCACAGGACCGGCAGACATTCCTTGTTGCAGGCGCCGGTATATATCCGTCAACTCCCGCACCAGCAGCCCGACAGACCAGCCATCATGGATAATATGATGAAGATTGAAACAGAGATGGCTGGTTTGTTCATCTTCCCGGAACAAACAGACACGGAACAACAAATCCTTTTCCAGGTCAAATACATGACGGCTTTCCGCTGCCACCAGCGAAGGCAGTTCGGCGGCACTGATATCGCGGACCACTATTCGGAAAGACGGCGCCTCATTTACCTGCTGGTACGGGATACCGTTGCGGCTGGGGAAACTGGTGCGAAGCACCTCATGGCGCAACAACAGCTGCGATATGCTCTCCTCCAGCAATGGGACGTCCACCACGCCTTTCAGGTGGTAAACCCCCATCATGTTATAAGAGGTGTCTTCCGGATACAGCTGTTGTAAAAACCAAAGCCGCTCCTGCTCATAGGACAATGGCGCAGGATCGCCGGCTGGTGCAGGCGGGATCGCCATCATACCGGCCGGAGACGTATCAGCATTGGCAGCCAGCCACTTGATAGTAGGCCTGTTGAAAAAGTCTATAAAAGAGATATTTACACAACAGGTATTCTTCAACCAATTGATAATCCTGAGTACTTTGAAAGAATCTCCGCCAAGTGCAAAAAAATTATCGTTAACACCAAAACCGGCAGTCCCCAACACTTCTTCCCATTTCGAGGCTATCGCTCGTTCCATAGCGGTAACAGGAGGTTCATACACAGGCCTGGCGATGATATCATTCATTATTCCAAGCAGGTACATCCGGTCTGTTTTACCCTGGACCGTCAATGGCCAGTCATGCAGTTGATGATAATAATGAGGGAGCATGTAATATGGTAACATCCGGGCAAGATACTCCTGCAGCATCTTCACTTCAACAGTACCACTATAATAACAAACCAGATGGCCAGCGGCAGATTCAAAAAGTACCGCCACCTGTTCAACACCATCGAACTTCAGAATGGTCTTCTCTACCTCCCCCAGTTCAATCCTATGCCCGTTTACCTTTACCTGCGAGTCCTGTCTTCCGATAAACTGCAGATTACCATCCTCCAGCCACATCACCTGATCACCGGTACGGTACAACCGCTGGCCGGGATCGAAGGGACTCTCAACAAACTTTTCCGTATTTAATGCTGGTTTGTTAATATATCCTCTGGCAACACCAGCGCCCCCGATACATAATTCCCCGACAGCCCCCAGTGGCAGCAGCTGCTGATCTTTGTTGAGAATATAAGCCACATGATTATTAATCACCTTTCCGATAGGGATCGCCGTATGTCCTCTTTCAACTCTCACAAAGCTCACACAGATAGTAGTTTCCGACGGGCCATAGGTATTATAGACGGGTATATGGTCTGCCAGGCCTGAAATATCAGCATGATGCAATCGATCCCCCCCGCTGATAACAGCCCTCAGTTTAAGTTGACAAGCATTGTGCAACCCACTCAGCGCTCTGAGTACCAGCGGCGTGGTGCTCAACAGTGTGATGTGTTCACGGTTCATAACATCGCACAGGCCTTCAATATTACGGCCTCCCGCCGGGAATATCACCAACCTGCCGCCTGCAGCGAGCACCGGAAAAATTTCCTCCAGAGAGGTATCGAAAGCTATTGACGATTGCTGGACCATTATATCCGCTGCTGTCAATTTAAAAAAGCCGTTGAAGGTGGTCACATAATCAACCAGAGCCCCATGCGTCACAGCAACGCCTTTGGGTTCTCCGGTGCTCCCTGATGTATAGAGCACATAAGCCAGATCAGCAGCATCAGGCAATGCGCGCAGCATGGTACCGGGATAATCGCCGGATGCCGCAAAAAGCGTCGTTCCTAGTAATTGCATACCATTCCAGCCGTCGATAAATTCATCTGTTATGAGCAATCTGGCCTGACTGTCATATAACATATAGACAGCACGATGGGCAGGAGTATCTTTATCTATAGGCAAAAATGCCGCGCCGGATTTAAGGATGCCTGTAAGTATTACCGGCAGGCGTTCATCCCGACTGACACATACGGCGATCACCTCTTCTTTTCCAACACCGAGCGCGCCTTTCAGGTATCTTGACAATTGATTGCTTTTTTTCTCAAAAGCGTCAAACGTCAATACTACCGTATTACAGCTTATTGCCGTATGTGACGGACGACTGGCAGCAGTATCAACCAGCATGTGCACTACCGAGGGCTGAACAACGGCATACTTCGGCCCGGTTCCCAGCTGCCTGAGATGGATGATTTCAGCTGGTAAAAGCGGGCATATACCACTCACCTGATTTTCCAGGTTTTCTGCTGCCTGAGCGACAAGGCGACGCAGTAAGGTTACAAAAGCGATGATCTGCTGTTCGCTGTTCCGCTGTGGGTTGTATATCACATTCAACTCCAGCTCTTCATCCATCTCTACAAATTCCAGTTGCAGGTCTGCCACATCAGGTGCGGCAGCAGAAGTTTGCCGTGTAAATTTCAGCTTTCCGCCCCACTGCTCAGTACGTGTGAGCCCTTTGAAATTCTGCAGTATAAGCAGTACACCGAATCCTGAAAGCTTTTGCCGCTGGCTGTAGGGCAATTCCCGCAATAGCGCTTCAAAAGAAAAATCCTGGTGTCGAAATCCGCTTACTATCTTGTCTCTGGTTTTTGCCAATAAACGCTGGTAGGTGTCGTGCTTCTCCACTGAAATACCGATGATCAGTGTTTTCAGATAAAAGCCAAACTGCGCTTCCAGTGTTTCATGTTCCCGGCCGGCGACACTGGTGGCCATCCAGATGTTTGTGTCTCCTGTGAAATAATGCAATGCCGCGCTGACCACCGCACTAATGCCCATAAAAAGGGTAACGCCTGCTTTCCGGCATACCATTTTAAGCTGCTGTAACGTTTCCCCGCTCCAGGTATCTGAATACACGCTACTCCAGCAGCTATTACCAGGCGTACCGATAGCAGGCAATGCCGTGTATGCTTCAAAATTTTTCATTTCATTCAGCCAATAGTCCTTCGACGCAGCGGTGCCGGGAGTGTGGCGCTCCCAATGGACATAATCCCTGTATTGTATTTTCAGCGGAGGCAATTCAGCCTTTCCCTTTTCTGTCAGTTGCAGATATATTTCCCGCAGCTCTTCCTGTAACAAATGGACCGACCATCCATCAGCAATAATATGATGCACATGCAGTAAAAAGGTGTAACGGTCAGCCGCGGTTCGGATCAGTACAGCCCGCAGCAGCGGGCCTTTTTCCAGCGAAAAAGGTACCTGCTGCTCAGCCCATATTGCATCGGAGCACGCAACTGCTGTATTCCGGGTAAGATCCATCAGTTTGAGCGTAAAAGACTGTTCTCTCTTCTCTCTGGTATTCTGGCGCACTTCTCCGTCGTCATCTGTAAACACAGTACGCAGACTTTCATGCCGGTTGATCAGATATTGTAACGCTTTCTCCAGATAAGATATATCCAGCTCACCGCTCACTTCTGCTATCTGTAAGATAGTGTTGTTAAACGCCTGTCCTCTCAGCTGATAAAAGTGGTATAATCTTTTTTGTCCTTCTGACAATGGAAAGCTGGCAGTAAGGGGGCTTTTCGGTATATCGGGACCATCACAGCGCTCCGCTCCCTGAACAAACCTACCGATAGCCGCAAACGTGGAATGGATAAACAGATCGCTTATCTTTACGCTTACCCCGAATTTTGCGCCTAACCGGCTGGCAAATGAAACCGCGTGTAAGCTATTCAGACCTGTGTTCCAAATATCGGCATCTATATCCGGTGGTCGTTTGCCGGTTACCTCTTCAAATAGCGCGCTGATACTTCCCGGTGCCAGCAGGTCATTATTCTCTTGCTCCATCAGTGAAACAAGCCGGGTATGATCTTTATGATAAACGCCGCTACGAAAGTTTTCCAGGAGCTGAAACACCTGAATTTTCCCACTGGTCGTTTTCGGGATCTTCCTGACAGGAACGACATCATGAATAACCAGTTCCGCTTCTTCTGACATCCGCCGCCGGAGTACAGCCGCATTTTTTGCAAATGCTTCAAGACTGGATTTTACAACAACAAACAGGATGAGCTTATCAGTTGGGTCGCCGATTTCCCTGTAAGCTGCGGCCACGCATCTTCCCGGCTTATCACCCAGTATTTTATCGGCTATCCGCTGGATATCTTCCGGGTAGTAGTTCTGGCCGTTTATAATGATAATATTGGAGTAACGTCCAATAACAACAAGCCTTCCCTTATGCAGAAAGCCGATGTCTCCTGTTCTTAGCCACCCGTCTGTGGTGAACTTTTTACGGGTCTCTGTTTCATTATGATAATACCCGTCGGTGACATTATCGCCTTTTATCTGAATATGACCAACGCAGTCATCCGGTAGTACCTTATCATCATCTGCGCATACCTGCAACCGGCAGGTCCTCATTGGATAACCCAGTGATGCAAACTTCACATTAAATCCGCTGCCGGCCTCTTCTTCCGGAGGAAAAACAACACGTTCGCCGGTATTAAGGCTACGCCTGTCTACCAGCACCCATACCGGCGTTTCACCCGGAGTACCGAGCGATACGGAAACGGAGGCCTCCGCCAAACCATAACCAGGATACATGACATTTTCAGCAAGTCCATAACGGGACAACGCACGCATAAAATTACCCACCACCTCCTCTGAAATAAGTTCTGCACCATTATAGATCAACCTTATGCACTTCAGGTCCCATCCATAATCCGTTCCAGCGTCCATTGCAGCCGTAAGGTAATGGTAACCGAAATTGGGAGAATATAAAAGCGTGGCTCTTTTTCTATGAGTTAATTCCATCCAGGATAACGGATCCTTTACAAAAAGGTTTGCCGGCATCAGTATCTGATTGATACCTGCCACTATTCCCGCCAGGTGGAAACAGATCATTCCCATATCGTGTGTAAGCGGCATCCAGCTAAGCTGAACATCTGCGCCTGTAATGGCCGATCTATCTATAATATCTGTAACATTGGCAATAAGATTGGCATGTGTAAGCACCACTCCTTTCGGTGTGCCCGTAGATCCTGATGAATACTGAATAAACGCAATATCTGCCGGCAGTATTGTCGCCGCATCTCCTTGCGGAGCATCAGCAGCCAGGTCTTCATAAATTAACACTCCATCATGGCAACTATTGGCAGTATCTGTCTCCTGCCGAAAAAAATCATACAGGATGACGCTATTCTTTTTTTCCACAACAACGGCGGCCCCATTGAGAGTTTTGCGGATATTCACCACCTTTTGCAGAAAATTCTGCTGATTTGAAAAAGAGACAGGAATGGGCCGTATACCTCCTAACAAACACGCCCAGAATAAACATAACAAATGTTCGTTATCGTCTAACTGGAAGATAATATCGTCTCCCTTTTTAACATCGTGAGCCTGAAGATGATAAAGCATCATGCAGGCGTTTTGGTAAAGGGCCGCATAAGAAAGAAATACTTCTTTCCTGTTTGGCTTTATAAACAGTATACCGGTTTCAGGGTTTTTTATGCTCTCAAGAATAGCATCTACCAACGTAAGGTTTCCAAAGTTGAACGGTAACATGGTATTGACGGTAAAAATGAAACAATGGCTTACTAAAACAGGGAAAAGAAACGACAGGCAATAGGATCAATTCGTCAAATCGCCGGAATGCGCCAGAACAGTGGCCAATGTAGCCCGGATAACGCCGGTAAGAAATTCATAATTGAGCGCTGTCATGTGATCTTTTCTGGAATGATACCCGCCGTTTCTCAGTCCTGCCGTGTCACCGACAGAAATTGCGGGGATACCCTGGTCCCAGAAACTAACATGATCACTTGCCCGGAACAGCCAGGGAAACTGTTTCCCGTCGTCCGTTACTTCAAGGGTCACCGTCTTCATACCGGGCACATATTGGCGACTAAGGCTATCAAAAGCATTTCTCAGCGCGGCGGAGTTAGCATTGGAGAAGTTCAGAATAAAGTTAGCTTTCATTCCTTCTGCCTGCAGGCGATCATGAATAGCAGCATAATTTTCCTTCAGTTGCCGGGGGAATTGTTGCGAACCCGGAGTTTCTGTAGCATAACCAATCATATCCAGATTTATAGCTGCTGCTATTTTATCTTTGTTCTCAACGGCTAAAAACCTGCTTCCCACCATCCCATCCTCCTCCATGTCGGTAGCTACCAACCATACCGTTTTTTTTATTGGTATTTTTGACAATATACCAGCCAGTTCAATCAACGCGGCAACGCCGGAGGCATTATCATCCGCGCCGGGGCTCATCCATACCGTATCATAATGTGCGCAAACAACCAATATGGAATCTGTTGAAGCTGTTCCCCTTATTTTTCCGATAATATTATTCCCTTTTATTTTTCCTTTGGATACAGGCTGAGTGCTGACATCCAGACCTTCTGCCTTAAATTTACCAATGATAAATTCCATGGAACTGTCCAGATGTTTCAAATTGGCGCGGCTTTGCCTGACGCCAGCCGACAGAAAGCCAATGTGCTCCTTGATCCTGTTACTGTCTATTTCCGCCTTGCGGATGATGTCCACAGCGGCCGTGTCGGCAATATTATGCTCTGACGGGGTTGCCAGCGTGCATTTAAACACCATCAGGCATACGAAACATAGCAGCCATCTGTGGGTGCCTATAAAAGATCCTGGTTGAATAATCAGCTTCATTTATCGTTGTTTTACTTAAATCGACCGGAAAAGTCAGACGCAGAGGAGCTGTTCAATGACCCTCACGCCCTCGTTATTATGTTCCACCTCCATAAAAACATTCCTCATCTTTTCAATGCTACCTCTGATAAATTCATTGTCTGAAA encodes:
- a CDS encoding M28 family peptidase, encoding MDIIRKAEIDSNRIKEHIGFLSAGVRQSRANLKHLDSSMEFIIGKFKAEGLDVSTQPVSKGKIKGNNIIGKIRGTASTDSILVVCAHYDTVWMSPGADDNASGVAALIELAGILSKIPIKKTVWLVATDMEEDGMVGSRFLAVENKDKIAAAINLDMIGYATETPGSQQFPRQLKENYAAIHDRLQAEGMKANFILNFSNANSAALRNAFDSLSRQYVPGMKTVTLEVTDDGKQFPWLFRASDHVSFWDQGIPAISVGDTAGLRNGGYHSRKDHMTALNYEFLTGVIRATLATVLAHSGDLTN
- a CDS encoding non-ribosomal peptide synthetase, with the protein product MLPFNFGNLTLVDAILESIKNPETGILFIKPNRKEVFLSYAALYQNACMMLYHLQAHDVKKGDDIIFQLDDNEHLLCLFWACLLGGIRPIPVSFSNQQNFLQKVVNIRKTLNGAAVVVEKKNSVILYDFFRQETDTANSCHDGVLIYEDLAADAPQGDAATILPADIAFIQYSSGSTGTPKGVVLTHANLIANVTDIIDRSAITGADVQLSWMPLTHDMGMICFHLAGIVAGINQILMPANLFVKDPLSWMELTHRKRATLLYSPNFGYHYLTAAMDAGTDYGWDLKCIRLIYNGAELISEEVVGNFMRALSRYGLAENVMYPGYGLAEASVSVSLGTPGETPVWVLVDRRSLNTGERVVFPPEEEAGSGFNVKFASLGYPMRTCRLQVCADDDKVLPDDCVGHIQIKGDNVTDGYYHNETETRKKFTTDGWLRTGDIGFLHKGRLVVIGRYSNIIIINGQNYYPEDIQRIADKILGDKPGRCVAAAYREIGDPTDKLILFVVVKSSLEAFAKNAAVLRRRMSEEAELVIHDVVPVRKIPKTTSGKIQVFQLLENFRSGVYHKDHTRLVSLMEQENNDLLAPGSISALFEEVTGKRPPDIDADIWNTGLNSLHAVSFASRLGAKFGVSVKISDLFIHSTFAAIGRFVQGAERCDGPDIPKSPLTASFPLSEGQKRLYHFYQLRGQAFNNTILQIAEVSGELDISYLEKALQYLINRHESLRTVFTDDDGEVRQNTREKREQSFTLKLMDLTRNTAVACSDAIWAEQQVPFSLEKGPLLRAVLIRTAADRYTFLLHVHHIIADGWSVHLLQEELREIYLQLTEKGKAELPPLKIQYRDYVHWERHTPGTAASKDYWLNEMKNFEAYTALPAIGTPGNSCWSSVYSDTWSGETLQQLKMVCRKAGVTLFMGISAVVSAALHYFTGDTNIWMATSVAGREHETLEAQFGFYLKTLIIGISVEKHDTYQRLLAKTRDKIVSGFRHQDFSFEALLRELPYSQRQKLSGFGVLLILQNFKGLTRTEQWGGKLKFTRQTSAAAPDVADLQLEFVEMDEELELNVIYNPQRNSEQQIIAFVTLLRRLVAQAAENLENQVSGICPLLPAEIIHLRQLGTGPKYAVVQPSVVHMLVDTAASRPSHTAISCNTVVLTFDAFEKKSNQLSRYLKGALGVGKEEVIAVCVSRDERLPVILTGILKSGAAFLPIDKDTPAHRAVYMLYDSQARLLITDEFIDGWNGMQLLGTTLFAASGDYPGTMLRALPDAADLAYVLYTSGSTGEPKGVAVTHGALVDYVTTFNGFFKLTAADIMVQQSSIAFDTSLEEIFPVLAAGGRLVIFPAGGRNIEGLCDVMNREHITLLSTTPLVLRALSGLHNACQLKLRAVISGGDRLHHADISGLADHIPVYNTYGPSETTICVSFVRVERGHTAIPIGKVINNHVAYILNKDQQLLPLGAVGELCIGGAGVARGYINKPALNTEKFVESPFDPGQRLYRTGDQVMWLEDGNLQFIGRQDSQVKVNGHRIELGEVEKTILKFDGVEQVAVLFESAAGHLVCYYSGTVEVKMLQEYLARMLPYYMLPHYYHQLHDWPLTVQGKTDRMYLLGIMNDIIARPVYEPPVTAMERAIASKWEEVLGTAGFGVNDNFFALGGDSFKVLRIINWLKNTCCVNISFIDFFNRPTIKWLAANADTSPAGMMAIPPAPAGDPAPLSYEQERLWFLQQLYPEDTSYNMMGVYHLKGVVDVPLLEESISQLLLRHEVLRTSFPSRNGIPYQQVNEAPSFRIVVRDISAAELPSLVAAESRHVFDLEKDLLFRVCLFREDEQTSHLCFNLHHIIHDGWSVGLLVRELTDIYRRLQQGMSAGPVTHLQYRDFACWQRSEWPLHRREPAMAYWAERLRDIPTEIPLPADRPRSTFSGRGGEIIQVPGRGLQESLQSFSTREGYTPFMVMLGCFQLLQHRYSGSAVLCVGTTLANRLHPQLEHMLGMVVNTLPVRSDANGDETVRQYLDQVRARSLEVYHYQDTPLSQLVEMVQPDRSLRHTPLFQTIFNFLEEEKEQLCLPGLEVVREAVHNGTAKFDLSLTVQRGADGLLQLHWEYSSDLYDRSSVERMSGHYERLLSAMLAAPASPVGDLVYLSLEEQRQLADDFGRGPAVELSPLLLHELFTQQAALHRDSIAVSANDISVSYGQLDSRSDLLAAWLRHDCGVVPGQLIGIWMDKTEWPLVAMLGILKAGGAYVPLDRDHPRERLDYIIRDTAMKVVLCDRAVEDAFDGSGLEIIDMPALWPSILAGATVVAPVRRHQGQAACVLYTSGTTGRPKGVHVPHGGLVNTVLYGPGERRAGERVLQFASLNFDVSIYEIFITWSSGGTLVIANRSLVRDIDRFCDDITRRNITFLILTASVIRLLNRHALPTVGQMISTGEAAEPADAVYYSKTKRFYNAYGPTECCIYATAHEVTDEQPVVPIGRPLANNHIQIVDSRGQLQPVGVTGELYVSGADWRMVTLMTLP